Sequence from the Leptospira johnsonii genome:
TGAGGAAAAAATTAAACCTCTGACGGATAAGGTAGATTCTTATTTTTTGGAACGTAAAGGGAAAAAATAAGTCCGAGAATTCGGGCTTATTCCGGAAATTTGGGAGCTAATTCTTTTTTGGTTTGCTCCCAAAGACTCGGAAGTTCCTGACAAAGAGCCAAACAAGCTTCTAAGTTTCCTTCCTTCAATTTCAGTTCAGCTTCCGTAACAGTCTTCTGAACTGCTGCCAGTCCGAAATTTGCGGCAACACCTTTTGTTTGGTGTAATTCTGCTTGGAGTTCTACACTTTTCTTTTCGTCGGTGAAGGTTTTGATATTCTCTAAACGGCTGTTCATGTTCTTGCGTAAAGAACGTACCATTTCTTCCAGCCAAATAATATCATCTTCATCATCGCCTTGTTTTAGGGAATCCAGACGAGACCAATCCACCAACATAGAATTCTCCTTCCCGAACCGCGTTTGGTATTTGGATCCGGCTTCCA
This genomic interval carries:
- a CDS encoding Hpt domain-containing protein; amino-acid sequence: MLVDWSRLDSLKQGDDEDDIIWLEEMVRSLRKNMNSRLENIKTFTDEKKSVELQAELHQTKGVAANFGLAAVQKTVTEAELKLKEGNLEACLALCQELPSLWEQTKKELAPKFPE